The sequence below is a genomic window from Desulfobulbus oligotrophicus.
CATGCAAAGGTCAAGAAAGGTGATTTGCTTCATGCCGTGGTGGTTCGAACGGCTAAGTCAATCAAGCGACCTGAAGATACCTTTGTCAAGTTTGACGAAAATGCTGCGGTGTTGCTTGCAAGTAATGGAGAGCCTGTAGGGACACGAATTTTTGGTCCTATTGCAAGGGAGTTGCGTTCTCTCGGCTTTATGAAAATCATATCTCTTGCGCCAGAAGTCTTATAAGGCACAGCTACCGCAGTATAGAG
It includes:
- the rplN gene encoding 50S ribosomal protein L14: MIQTETVLNVADNSGAKKVLCIRVLGGTRKRYAGIGDIILVTVKEAIPHAKVKKGDLLHAVVVRTAKSIKRPEDTFVKFDENAAVLLASNGEPVGTRIFGPIARELRSLGFMKIISLAPEVL